A segment of the Puniceicoccales bacterium genome:
GAAATCATAGTTATCTATTTTGTAAGCTGGTTTTTGTGTGTTATAGGCTGGTTTTTGTATAGTGAATATTGCGAACTGTGTGACTTTGTCCAGGGTGCCATCACTGTTTATCGTGGTGGTATTATTATATATTGATGTTAGGTTTGCTTCGACGGTGAGTTTATTTGTATTTATTTTTGCTTCCTGGACGGATTGGTTGGATGGTTATTTGGCTCGTCGCTGTGACATGGTATCGAATTTCGGAAAATTCATGGATGCTTTGATGGATAAGGTATTTATGGTTGGGCTGTTTGTGTCGATACTGGCGCTGGGTATGTTGCCTAGATGGTCACTTTTTTTTGTTTTATTAGTCATTGGTCGTGAGTTTCTTGTGACTGGATTGCGGTTGATTGCTTCGGCCAATGGTATTGTTATTGCTGCTGAGAGATTGGGAAAAATAAAAACTGTGATTCAGATAGTGTCCGTGGGTGTGATGATAATTTGGAAGGCATTGTCCAGGGATTGGGCTTCGATGGTGCCGAGATTGGTGATAGACTTTTTTTACTATGCCGGGTTGATTTTGTTTTTAATTGCGGCGATACTCACATTGATTTCAGGCCTATTTTACATTACCAAATACAAGGATATTTTTAATATGGATTGATATGTATGTATTTCGTCCATTTTGGGTTAAAATTCTTTCATCCAGGATTATCATTGGGATGGCAACCCTTTTCATTGGTGAGAAAATTATGGCTCCTGGGACCATGGGATCATTTTTAGGGTTGTTTTGGTATACTTTGTTT
Coding sequences within it:
- the pgsA gene encoding CDP-diacylglycerol--glycerol-3-phosphate 3-phosphatidyltransferase produces the protein MNIANCVTLSRVPSLFIVVVLLYIDVRFASTVSLFVFIFASWTDWLDGYLARRCDMVSNFGKFMDALMDKVFMVGLFVSILALGMLPRWSLFFVLLVIGREFLVTGLRLIASANGIVIAAERLGKIKTVIQIVSVGVMIIWKALSRDWASMVPRLVIDFFYYAGLILFLIAAILTLISGLFYITKYKDIFNMD